From the Falco biarmicus isolate bFalBia1 chromosome 19, bFalBia1.pri, whole genome shotgun sequence genome, one window contains:
- the LOC130141233 gene encoding inhibin beta C chain-like, whose protein sequence is MTAAVAFLLLSLLRMAAPEGVWCPACGLAALTPTTQRDVLIALAKQSILSKLRLPDRPNITQPTSKGVLLTALRRMHAQRVDMAFSPGMPRGGSDPHLRLGLGLQEYEILSFAESGSSTSRSARLHFHFAQELAGSTEILHATLYLFWAVPGPGTHPVTVRLLQPDLTGLNMTMASETQMEVQRAGWATLDVSRAVQSLFVRGSQRLTVELEVAEDWGSPLLAGHSDSHWPFVAAQARARTPHRVQRRGIDCSGDSQMCCRQEFFVDFKEIGWEDWIIQPEGYHMNYCAGLCPLHMAGIPGLAASFHTAVVNLIKANNADAAVDSCCVPTQRRPLSLLYYDRDSNIVKTDIPDMIVDACGCT, encoded by the exons ATGACAGCCGCGGTGGCATTCCTGCTTTTGAGCCTTCTGAGGATGGCGGCTCCCGAGGGAGTGTGGTGCCCAGCCTGCGGGCTGGCGGCCCTGACCCCCACCACGCAGCGGGACGTCCTCATCGCACTAGCAAAGCAGAGCATCCTCTCCAAGCTCCGCTTGCCAGACAGGCCCAACATCACCCAGCCCACCTCCAAGGGGGTCCTGCTGACCGCTCTCCGCAGGATGCATGCGCAGCGCGTGGACATGGCCTTCTCCCCAGGGATGCCCCGTGGTGGCAGCGACCCACACCTGCGTCTTGGGTTGGGTCTGCAGGAATACGAGATCTTGAGCTTTGCTGAGTCAG GGTCCTCCACCTCCCGCAGCGCTCGCCTGCATTTCCACTTCgcccaggagctggctgggagcaccGAGATTCTGCACGCTACCCTCTACCTCTTCTGGGCAGTCCCTGGCCCCGGGACGCATCCTGTCACCGTCAGACTCTTGCAGCCAGACCTGACGGGGCTGAACATGACCATGGCCAGTGAGACACAGATGGAGGTGCAGAGGGCTGGCTGGGCCACGCTAGACGTGAGCCGAGCTGTCCAGAGCCTCTTCGTTCGAGGCAGCCAGAGGCTCACTGTGGAGCTGGAGGTGGCAGAGGACTGGGGGTCTCCCCTCCTGGCTGGCCACAGTGATTCTCACTGGCCATTTGTGGCAGCCCAGGCCCGGGCCAGGACGCCCCACCGGGTCCAGCGGCGTGGCATTGATTGCAGTGGAGACTCTCAGATGTGCTGCCGCCAGGAATTCTTCGTGGACTTCAAGGAGATCGGCTGGGAGGACTGGATCATCCAGCCGGAGGGATATCACATGAACTATTGTGCGGGGCTCTGCCCCCTGCACATGGCTGGCATCCCTGGCCTCGCCGCCTCCTTCCACACTGCTGTCGTCAACCTCATCAAAGCCAACAATGCAGACGCAGCCGTGGACTCGTGCTGCGTGCCCACACAGCGTCGCCCCCTCTCTCTGCTATACTATGACCGGGACAGCAACATCGTCAAGACCGACATCCCCGACATGATTGTCGATGCCTGTGGCTGTACCTGA